A single Comamonas sp. NLF-1-9 DNA region contains:
- the ppsA gene encoding phosphoenolpyruvate synthase: protein MSARYEATALVVPFENLRMSDVEVVGGKNASLGEMISQLPQGVRVPTGFATTAHAFREFLKHEGLHARISARLATLDVDDVRALAAAGAEIRSWVENQPFPADLEHAVREAFAQLCGDNTQASFAVRSSATAEDLPDASFAGQQETFLNVVGIEDVLHKMKEVFASLYNDRAISYRVHKGFAHDVVALSAGVQRMVRSDKGAAGVMFTIDTESGFEEVVFITSSYGLGETVVQGAVNPDEFYVHKPMLRAGKRALIRRNLGSKLIQMVFATDAERAASGKLVTTTEVVAEQRNRYSLSDAEVEQLAHYALIIEQHYGRPMDIEWGKDGIDGQLYILQARPETVKSQTKGQAEQRFKLKSSGAVLVEGRAIGQKIGTGPVRLVHSIAEMDTVQAGDVLVTDMTDPNWEPVMKKASAIVTNRGGRTCHAAIIARELGIPAVVGCGDATELLKDGTLVTVSCAEGDTGKIYDGLLETEVTEVQRGEMPKIATKIMMNVGNPQLAFDFAQLPNEGVGLARLEFIINNNIGVHPKAILDYPAVDADLKKAVESVARGHASPRAFYVDKVAEGVATIAAAFYPKPVIVRLSDFKSNEYRKLIGGSRYEPDEENPMLGFRGAARYISEDFAEAFAMECEAIRRVRGEMGLTNVQVMVPFVRTLGQARRVTELLAEHGLKRGEDELKLIMMCEVPSNAVLAHEFLEFFDGFSVGSNDLTQLTLGLDRDSGLELLAHDFDERDPAVKALLKQAIAACKAQGKYIGICGQGPSDHPDFALWLAGEGIASISLNPDTVVATWQRLAG from the coding sequence ATGTCTGCACGCTATGAGGCGACCGCCCTGGTCGTACCGTTTGAAAACCTGAGGATGAGCGACGTCGAGGTCGTCGGCGGCAAGAACGCCAGCCTCGGCGAGATGATCTCGCAGCTGCCCCAGGGTGTGCGCGTGCCCACGGGCTTTGCCACCACGGCGCACGCGTTTCGCGAGTTCCTGAAACACGAAGGCCTGCATGCGCGTATCAGCGCGCGCCTGGCGACCCTGGATGTGGACGACGTGCGCGCGCTGGCCGCCGCCGGGGCCGAAATCCGCTCCTGGGTGGAAAACCAGCCCTTCCCGGCCGACCTGGAACACGCCGTGCGCGAGGCCTTTGCCCAGCTTTGCGGCGACAACACCCAAGCCAGTTTTGCGGTGCGCAGCTCGGCCACGGCCGAAGACCTGCCCGATGCCTCTTTTGCCGGTCAGCAAGAGACTTTTCTCAACGTCGTCGGCATCGAAGACGTGCTGCACAAGATGAAGGAGGTGTTTGCCAGCCTGTACAACGACCGCGCGATCAGTTATCGCGTGCACAAGGGCTTTGCGCACGACGTGGTTGCGCTCTCGGCCGGCGTGCAGCGCATGGTGCGCTCGGACAAGGGGGCGGCCGGCGTGATGTTCACCATAGACACCGAATCGGGCTTTGAGGAGGTGGTGTTCATCACCTCGAGCTACGGCCTGGGCGAGACGGTGGTGCAGGGCGCCGTCAACCCCGACGAGTTCTACGTGCACAAACCCATGCTGCGCGCGGGCAAGCGCGCGCTGATACGGCGCAACCTCGGCTCCAAGCTGATCCAGATGGTCTTTGCCACGGACGCCGAGCGCGCGGCCAGCGGCAAGCTGGTCACGACCACCGAGGTCGTCGCCGAGCAGCGCAACCGCTACTCCCTGAGCGACGCCGAGGTCGAACAACTCGCCCATTACGCCCTGATCATCGAGCAGCACTACGGCCGCCCCATGGACATCGAGTGGGGCAAGGACGGCATCGACGGCCAGCTCTACATCCTGCAGGCGCGCCCGGAGACGGTGAAGAGCCAGACCAAGGGCCAGGCCGAGCAGCGTTTCAAGCTCAAGAGCTCGGGCGCGGTGCTGGTCGAGGGCCGCGCCATCGGCCAGAAGATAGGCACCGGTCCGGTGCGCCTGGTGCACAGCATTGCCGAGATGGACACGGTGCAGGCCGGCGACGTGCTGGTGACCGACATGACCGACCCCAACTGGGAGCCGGTGATGAAGAAGGCCAGCGCCATCGTCACCAACCGCGGCGGGCGTACCTGCCACGCGGCGATCATTGCGCGCGAGCTCGGCATCCCGGCTGTGGTGGGCTGCGGCGACGCGACCGAGCTGCTCAAGGACGGCACCCTGGTGACGGTGAGCTGCGCCGAGGGCGACACGGGCAAGATCTATGACGGCCTGCTCGAAACCGAAGTCACCGAGGTGCAGCGCGGCGAAATGCCCAAAATCGCGACCAAGATCATGATGAACGTCGGCAACCCCCAGCTGGCGTTTGATTTTGCCCAGCTGCCCAACGAGGGCGTGGGCCTGGCGCGGCTGGAATTCATCATCAACAACAACATCGGCGTACACCCCAAGGCCATCCTGGACTACCCCGCCGTCGATGCCGACCTGAAGAAAGCCGTTGAGAGCGTGGCGCGCGGCCACGCCAGTCCGCGGGCGTTTTACGTGGACAAGGTGGCCGAAGGCGTGGCGACGATTGCCGCTGCGTTCTATCCGAAGCCCGTCATCGTGCGCCTGTCGGATTTCAAGAGCAACGAATATCGCAAGCTGATCGGCGGCAGCCGCTACGAGCCGGACGAAGAAAACCCCATGCTGGGCTTTCGCGGCGCGGCGCGCTACATCAGCGAAGACTTTGCCGAGGCTTTCGCGATGGAGTGCGAGGCCATCCGACGCGTGCGCGGCGAGATGGGCCTGACCAACGTGCAGGTCATGGTGCCTTTCGTGCGCACGCTCGGCCAGGCCCGGCGCGTGACCGAGTTGCTGGCCGAGCACGGTCTCAAGCGCGGCGAGGACGAACTCAAGCTCATCATGATGTGCGAGGTGCCGAGCAACGCCGTGCTGGCCCATGAATTCCTCGAGTTTTTCGACGGCTTCTCGGTCGGCTCCAACGACTTGACCCAGCTCACGCTGGGGCTGGATCGCGATTCGGGCCTGGAGCTGCTGGCGCACGATTTCGATGAGCGCGACCCCGCAGTCAAGGCCTTGCTCAAGCAGGCGATTGCCGCGTGCAAGGCCCAGGGCAAGTACATCGGCATCTGCGGCCAGGGGCCCAGCGACCATCCCGACTTCGCGCTGTGGCTGGCGGGCGAAGGCATCGCCTCGATATCGCTCAACCCCGATACCGTGGTCGCCACCTGGCAGCGCCTGGCTGGCTGA
- a CDS encoding DUF2281 domain-containing protein, with protein sequence MNIAARIYNKVLTLPQQAASEVLQFAEFLASRHAQSETQAAVRQEASRFYERYKADLSRYRFDRDEANAR encoded by the coding sequence ATGAACATCGCCGCTCGCATCTACAACAAGGTATTGACGCTGCCTCAGCAAGCAGCCAGCGAGGTACTGCAATTCGCGGAGTTCCTCGCTTCACGACACGCCCAGTCAGAAACGCAAGCGGCCGTTCGGCAAGAAGCCTCTAGGTTCTATGAGCGCTACAAGGCAGATCTCTCCCGCTACCGCTTTGATCGCGATGAGGCCAATGCCCGCTGA
- a CDS encoding PIN domain-containing protein, whose protein sequence is MPAEPPAPKVFLDSNVLIYALGQEPTKKAAAIALLDRPATVSTQVLSEVANVMRRKLGFGPEHAQEVVTDLITRLDVVLIGTHTVLHALRLAQRYALSQFDAQIVASALEADCDSLYSEDMQAGQVFEGRLRVINPFGMPAPLT, encoded by the coding sequence ATGCCCGCTGAACCGCCAGCGCCCAAGGTCTTCCTGGACAGCAACGTCCTGATTTACGCCCTGGGGCAGGAACCGACCAAAAAGGCGGCGGCGATAGCGCTGCTTGATAGGCCCGCTACGGTGTCCACGCAGGTGCTCTCCGAGGTGGCCAACGTGATGCGACGCAAGCTTGGCTTCGGGCCGGAACATGCACAGGAAGTCGTCACCGACTTGATCACCCGCCTGGATGTGGTGCTGATAGGCACGCACACCGTACTTCATGCGCTGCGGCTAGCACAGCGCTATGCCCTCTCGCAATTTGACGCACAAATCGTGGCCAGCGCTCTGGAAGCTGATTGCGATAGCCTGTACTCGGAAGACATGCAGGCGGGGCAAGTTTTCGAAGGGCGCCTGCGCGTGATCAATCCGTTTGGCATGCCCGCACCGCTGACTTGA
- a CDS encoding DUF4212 domain-containing protein → MPTSTPDSGTERVGVPLDPQLADLHHLGFKLVLFGLWFAVSFGVSYFAEALQFQVGPWPFSYWVAAQGGVLVFILLTWVYYLGMRHYERSGKAGGREPQQGSQ, encoded by the coding sequence ATGCCCACTTCCACGCCCGACTCCGGCACCGAGCGGGTGGGCGTGCCGCTGGATCCGCAGCTTGCCGATCTGCACCATCTGGGCTTCAAGCTGGTGCTCTTCGGGCTGTGGTTTGCGGTGTCTTTTGGCGTGAGCTACTTTGCCGAAGCGCTGCAGTTTCAGGTCGGCCCCTGGCCCTTCAGCTATTGGGTGGCGGCGCAGGGCGGGGTGCTGGTCTTCATCCTCTTGACCTGGGTGTACTACCTGGGCATGCGCCACTATGAGCGCAGCGGCAAGGCGGGCGGGCGCGAGCCGCAGCAGGGCTCCCAATGA
- a CDS encoding FmdB family zinc ribbon protein, whose protein sequence is MPIYAYRCSHCGHAQDVLQKISDAPLSTCPACGQQSYAKQLTAAGFQLKGTGWYATDFSGRKSSAPAGGDTAAVGADATKTQAPAAAPASAAASSDA, encoded by the coding sequence ATGCCCATCTATGCCTACCGCTGCAGCCACTGTGGCCACGCCCAGGACGTGCTGCAAAAGATCTCGGACGCTCCCCTGAGCACCTGCCCCGCCTGCGGGCAGCAGAGCTACGCCAAGCAGCTGACGGCCGCCGGTTTTCAGCTCAAGGGCACGGGCTGGTATGCAACCGATTTCAGCGGCCGCAAGAGCAGCGCGCCGGCCGGCGGCGACACTGCGGCCGTGGGCGCTGATGCTACCAAAACACAAGCGCCCGCCGCAGCCCCGGCAAGCGCTGCGGCCAGTTCGGACGCCTGA
- the aspS gene encoding aspartate--tRNA ligase, translating into MPMRSHYCGLVTEALMGQTVTLCGWVNRRRDHGGVIFIDLRDREGYVQVVCDPDRPEMFAVAEDIRNEFCIQVKGLVRARPEGTTNDKLKSGQIEVLCHELTVLNPSVTPPFQMDDDNLSETTRLTHRVMDLRRPVMQRNMMLRYRTALQVRNFLDREGFIDIETPMLGKSTPEGARDYLVPSRVHDGQFFALPQSPQLYKQMLMVAGYDRYYQITKCFRDEDLRADRQPEFTQIDCETSFLGEEEIRDIFQRMIKEVFETQLGVDLGEFPVMQYAEAMHRFGSDKPDLRVKLEFTELTEVMRDVDFKVFSGPATTPGGRVVALRVPGGAQISRGEIDGYTDFVKIYGAKGLAWIKVNEAAKGREGLQSPIVKNIHDAAIAEILQRSGAQDGDLIFFGADKAKIVNDSIGALRLKIGLSEFGRKHGLFEDRWAPLWVVDFPMFERDDEEDRWVAVHHPFTSPKDGHEDLMDTDPGACLSKAYDMVLNGWELGGGSVRIHRAEVQSKVFAALKIGPEDARAKFGYLLDALQYGAPPHGGLAFGLDRLITLMTGAESIRDVIAFPKTQRAQDLLTQAPSPVDEKQLRELHIRLRNPAAAQ; encoded by the coding sequence ATGCCCATGCGTTCCCACTACTGCGGTCTCGTGACCGAAGCCCTGATGGGCCAGACCGTCACCCTGTGCGGCTGGGTCAATCGTCGGCGCGATCACGGCGGCGTGATCTTCATCGACCTGCGCGACCGCGAGGGCTATGTGCAGGTGGTCTGCGACCCCGACCGCCCCGAGATGTTCGCCGTCGCTGAAGACATTCGCAATGAGTTTTGCATCCAGGTCAAGGGCCTGGTGCGCGCGCGCCCCGAGGGCACGACCAACGACAAGCTCAAGAGCGGTCAGATCGAGGTGCTGTGCCACGAACTCACGGTGCTCAACCCCTCGGTCACGCCGCCCTTCCAGATGGACGACGACAACCTGTCGGAGACCACGCGCCTCACGCACCGGGTGATGGACTTGCGCCGCCCGGTCATGCAGCGCAACATGATGCTGCGCTACCGCACCGCGCTGCAGGTGCGCAACTTTCTGGATCGGGAAGGCTTCATCGACATCGAAACCCCCATGCTGGGCAAGAGCACGCCCGAGGGCGCGCGCGACTACCTCGTCCCGAGCCGCGTGCACGACGGCCAGTTCTTCGCGCTGCCGCAGTCGCCCCAGCTGTACAAGCAGATGCTGATGGTCGCCGGCTACGACCGCTACTACCAGATCACCAAGTGCTTTCGCGACGAAGACCTGCGCGCCGACCGCCAGCCCGAGTTCACGCAGATCGACTGCGAAACCTCGTTTCTGGGCGAAGAGGAAATCCGCGACATCTTCCAGCGCATGATCAAGGAAGTCTTCGAGACCCAGCTCGGCGTGGACCTGGGTGAATTCCCGGTCATGCAATACGCCGAGGCCATGCACCGCTTTGGCTCGGACAAGCCCGATCTGCGCGTGAAGCTCGAATTCACCGAGCTGACCGAGGTGATGCGCGACGTGGATTTCAAGGTCTTCTCAGGCCCCGCCACCACGCCGGGCGGGCGCGTCGTTGCACTGCGCGTGCCCGGCGGTGCGCAGATCTCGCGCGGCGAAATCGACGGCTACACCGACTTCGTCAAGATCTACGGCGCCAAGGGCCTGGCCTGGATCAAGGTCAACGAGGCGGCCAAGGGCAGGGAAGGGCTGCAGTCGCCCATCGTCAAGAACATCCATGACGCGGCGATTGCCGAGATCTTGCAGCGCAGCGGCGCGCAGGACGGCGACCTGATCTTCTTTGGCGCGGACAAGGCCAAAATCGTCAACGACAGCATCGGCGCGCTGCGCCTGAAGATCGGCCTGAGCGAGTTTGGCCGCAAGCACGGCTTGTTTGAAGACCGCTGGGCGCCGCTGTGGGTCGTGGACTTCCCGATGTTCGAGCGCGACGACGAGGAAGACCGCTGGGTGGCCGTGCACCACCCCTTCACCAGCCCCAAGGACGGGCACGAGGACCTGATGGATACGGACCCCGGCGCCTGCCTCTCGAAGGCCTACGACATGGTCTTGAACGGCTGGGAGCTGGGCGGCGGCTCGGTGCGTATCCACCGCGCCGAGGTGCAGAGCAAGGTGTTCGCCGCGCTCAAGATCGGCCCCGAGGACGCGCGCGCCAAGTTCGGCTACCTGCTCGACGCGCTGCAATACGGCGCGCCGCCGCACGGCGGCCTGGCCTTTGGGCTGGACCGGCTCATCACCCTGATGACCGGCGCCGAGTCGATTCGCGACGTGATCGCCTTTCCCAAGACCCAACGCGCGCAAGACCTGCTGACCCAGGCGCCGTCCCCGGTCGACGAGAAGCAGCTGCGCGAGCTGCACATCCGCTTGCGCAACCCGGCCGCGGCGCAATGA
- a CDS encoding pirin family protein, producing MKHVEQIWSTPRGHWVGDGFPVRTLFNYNQHAPVLSPFLMLDYGGPVQFQPTEARRGVGEHPHRGFETVTIVFDGEVEHLDSTGRGGTIGPGDVQWMTAASGILHEEFHGREWARKGGKFEMAQLWVNLPAKDKRAAPGYQGITAAQIPTVALANGAGSARIIAGELDGQRGPARSFTPMHVWDVRLKAGCAAELPLPEGWTGALVVLQGRIDVDGTEAADAQTVHLSRAGSAVALKALEETHMLVLSGQPIDEPIAAYGPFVMNTEAEIRQAFIDLQAGHFGEMPRAAKN from the coding sequence ATGAAACATGTCGAGCAGATCTGGAGCACCCCGCGCGGGCATTGGGTGGGCGACGGCTTTCCGGTGCGCACGCTGTTCAACTACAACCAGCACGCGCCGGTGCTGTCGCCCTTTTTGATGCTGGACTACGGCGGCCCGGTGCAGTTTCAGCCTACCGAGGCGCGCCGTGGCGTGGGCGAGCACCCGCACCGCGGGTTCGAGACCGTGACCATCGTCTTTGATGGCGAAGTCGAGCACCTGGATTCCACCGGCCGGGGCGGCACCATAGGCCCGGGCGACGTGCAGTGGATGACCGCGGCCAGCGGCATCCTGCACGAGGAATTCCATGGACGCGAGTGGGCGCGCAAGGGCGGCAAGTTCGAGATGGCCCAGCTCTGGGTCAACCTGCCGGCGAAGGACAAGCGCGCCGCGCCCGGCTACCAGGGCATCACGGCGGCGCAGATTCCCACCGTGGCGCTGGCAAACGGCGCGGGCAGCGCACGCATCATCGCCGGTGAGCTCGATGGCCAGCGCGGCCCGGCGCGCAGCTTTACGCCGATGCATGTATGGGACGTGCGGCTCAAGGCAGGCTGCGCGGCCGAGTTGCCCTTGCCCGAGGGCTGGACCGGCGCCCTCGTCGTGCTGCAGGGCCGCATCGACGTGGACGGCACCGAAGCCGCCGACGCGCAGACCGTGCACCTGAGCCGCGCGGGCAGCGCCGTCGCGCTCAAGGCACTCGAAGAAACCCATATGCTGGTGCTCAGCGGCCAGCCCATAGACGAGCCCATCGCGGCCTACGGCCCCTTCGTGATGAATACCGAGGCGGAAATCCGCCAGGCTTTCATCGACTTGCAAGCCGGCCATTTCGGCGAGATGCCGCGCGCGGCCAAGAACTGA
- a CDS encoding pyruvate, water dikinase regulatory protein, producing the protein MNPRTVFFVSDSTGITAETFGNAILAQFDIEPRRVRMPFIDSQDKAHQVVRQINHTAQQEANRPIVFTTLVDMQVLKVIQQGCKGMLLDMFGTFVRPLEDELGMKSHHRVGRFSDISQNKEYHERIEAINFSLAHDDGQTHEDLAGADVILVGVSRSGKTPTSLYLAMQHGLKAANYPLIPEDFERKQLPTALLPFRSKIFGLTISPQRLSEIRSERRPGSRYASLDNCRAEVHEAEAMMRRSGIRWLSSTTKSIEEIATTILQEIRPERLSY; encoded by the coding sequence ATGAACCCACGTACCGTGTTTTTCGTCTCGGACAGCACCGGCATCACCGCCGAGACCTTCGGCAACGCCATCCTGGCGCAGTTCGACATCGAACCGCGGCGCGTGCGCATGCCCTTCATCGATTCGCAGGACAAGGCCCACCAGGTGGTGCGCCAGATCAACCACACGGCGCAGCAGGAGGCCAACCGCCCCATCGTCTTCACCACGCTGGTGGACATGCAGGTGCTCAAAGTCATCCAGCAGGGCTGCAAAGGCATGCTGCTGGACATGTTCGGCACCTTCGTGCGGCCGCTGGAGGATGAGCTCGGCATGAAGAGCCACCACCGCGTGGGGCGCTTCTCCGACATCAGCCAGAACAAGGAATACCACGAACGCATCGAGGCGATCAACTTCAGCCTGGCGCACGACGATGGCCAGACGCACGAAGACCTGGCGGGCGCCGACGTGATCCTGGTCGGCGTGAGCCGCAGCGGCAAGACGCCCACCAGCCTGTACCTGGCGATGCAGCACGGGCTGAAGGCAGCCAACTACCCCTTGATACCCGAAGACTTCGAGCGCAAGCAGCTGCCCACCGCGCTGTTGCCGTTTCGCAGCAAGATCTTCGGGCTGACGATCAGCCCGCAGCGCCTGTCGGAGATCCGCAGCGAGCGCCGCCCGGGCTCGCGCTACGCCAGCCTGGACAACTGCCGCGCCGAGGTGCACGAGGCCGAGGCCATGATGCGCCGCTCGGGCATACGCTGGCTGTCGTCCACTACCAAGTCGATCGAAGAGATCGCGACGACCATCCTGCAGGAGATCCGGCCCGAGCGGCTCAGCTACTGA
- a CDS encoding pirin family protein, whose product MSQAQDGVIEIISARERPLGGFTVRRLLPTARRKTVGPWIFLDHMGPADFAPDQGIDVRPHPHIGLATVTYLFEGEILHRDSLGNTQTITPGDINLMVAGRGITHSERERPQVRASAHRLHGLQLWLALPDADEECAPSFHHYAADALPRVQIDGVSARVMMGAAWGVRSPVPTYAGALYAEAELQAGQRLPLPQATQLAIYLARGSLRIGGATVPEHTLAVVDSSVASQMQASSDTRIALIGGDGVGERFIDWNFVASTRERIAQAREDWEQQRFAKVVGDTQEYIALPK is encoded by the coding sequence ATGTCGCAAGCGCAAGACGGCGTGATCGAGATCATCAGCGCGCGCGAGCGGCCGCTGGGCGGCTTTACGGTGCGCCGTCTGCTGCCCACGGCGCGGCGCAAGACCGTGGGGCCGTGGATCTTCCTTGACCACATGGGGCCGGCAGATTTTGCGCCCGACCAAGGCATCGACGTGCGCCCGCACCCGCACATCGGCCTGGCCACGGTGACCTATCTCTTCGAGGGAGAGATCCTGCACCGCGACAGCCTGGGCAACACCCAGACCATCACACCGGGCGACATCAATCTGATGGTAGCCGGGCGCGGCATCACGCACTCCGAGCGCGAAAGGCCACAGGTGCGCGCCAGCGCTCACCGCCTGCACGGGCTGCAACTGTGGCTGGCACTGCCTGACGCCGACGAGGAATGCGCGCCGTCCTTTCACCACTACGCGGCCGACGCGCTGCCGCGCGTGCAGATCGACGGCGTCAGCGCCCGCGTGATGATGGGCGCCGCCTGGGGTGTGAGGTCTCCAGTGCCGACCTATGCCGGCGCGCTGTACGCCGAGGCCGAGCTGCAAGCAGGGCAGCGTCTGCCACTGCCGCAGGCCACGCAACTGGCGATCTACCTTGCCCGGGGCAGCCTGCGCATCGGCGGGGCCACCGTGCCCGAGCACACGCTGGCCGTCGTCGACAGCAGCGTAGCAAGCCAGATGCAGGCAAGCAGCGACACCCGCATCGCCCTCATCGGCGGCGATGGCGTGGGAGAGCGCTTCATCGACTGGAACTTCGTCGCCAGCACCCGGGAGCGCATCGCGCAGGCGCGCGAGGACTGGGAGCAGCAGCGCTTTGCCAAGGTTGTAGGGGACACGCAGGAGTACATCGCGCTGCCGAAGTGA
- a CDS encoding DUF502 domain-containing protein, with protein MAALRKWLFSGLLVIVPVIITAWVLTWVVGLLDQTLAILPESWQPDRLLGFHIPGFGVVLTLLILLVVGALARNFFGRKLVAMGDALVSRIPVVRSIYSSVKQVSETLFSESGNAFRTAVLVQWPRDGVWTVAFVTGTPNGEVAGYLRDEFVSVYVPTTPNPTSGYFVLMRKSECIELEMSIDEALKYIVSMGVVVPPDPVLADASRATQ; from the coding sequence ATGGCCGCTTTGCGCAAATGGCTGTTTTCCGGTCTGCTGGTGATCGTTCCGGTGATCATCACCGCCTGGGTGTTGACCTGGGTGGTGGGGCTGCTGGACCAGACGCTGGCCATCCTGCCCGAATCGTGGCAGCCGGATCGCCTGCTGGGCTTTCACATCCCCGGCTTTGGCGTGGTGCTCACGCTGCTCATCCTGCTGGTCGTGGGGGCGCTGGCGCGCAACTTCTTCGGCCGCAAGCTCGTCGCCATGGGCGATGCGCTGGTCAGTCGCATCCCTGTGGTGCGCTCCATTTATTCCAGCGTCAAGCAGGTGTCGGAGACGCTGTTTTCCGAAAGCGGCAACGCCTTTCGCACCGCCGTGCTGGTGCAGTGGCCGCGCGACGGGGTGTGGACGGTGGCCTTTGTCACCGGCACGCCCAACGGCGAGGTGGCCGGTTACCTGCGCGACGAATTCGTCAGCGTCTACGTGCCGACCACGCCGAACCCGACCAGCGGCTACTTCGTGCTGATGCGCAAGAGCGAATGCATAGAGCTCGAGATGAGCATCGATGAGGCGCTCAAGTACATCGTCTCGATGGGGGTGGTTGTGCCGCCCGATCCGGTGCTCGCCGACGCCAGCCGCGCCACTCAATGA